The Nostoc cf. commune SO-36 genomic sequence ACTAGTGCAACGTCGCTGGCGATCGCTCACGTATTTACTGATTACTGCTGCTGGTAGTGCTACGATCAACCGCACAGCCAAAGAATTTTGGCATAGAGTACGTCCTGATTTGTGGACTTCAGTTGCTCCAGAGTTTGATTATTCATTCCCCAGTGGTCATGCTATGACGAGTATGACGTTGATTACTCTTTTGGTAGTTTTAACTTGGGGTAGTATTTGGTGCTGGTTAACGGTGATTTTGGGTAGTGTGTATCTCTTGGCCATTGGCTGGACACGCCTATATTTGGGAGTACACTTTCCCAGTGACATTATTGCAGGTTGGATGGTAGCGATCGCTTGGGCAATTGGCGTGAGTTTTATTATTCGACCATTATCACAGTCAGCAAATATTACCAGTGAAAAACTAGTGAGTGAAACGAAGTTACTTCCTGAAGAACAGGAATTACTCACTAAAGAATAAAAATTTTCAGATGTGCATATAGAGTTTATTAATACAAAAGCTTTACGTATAGTTAACCAAGTTTTGGGATTTCAACTTCTATTTAGCTCTAGACTTTTTGGAATTTTCATTATAAAGTACGGTTAATTGATCAAATTACTGTACAAGTTATGAATGAAATCGAAAAGAGTGGTCAAGAGTTGTTATCACAAAGTCCAGAAAATTTACCCAAACCTTTATTGCAGAAGCTCAGAGGTGGATTTTTCTTAATGATTGGATATTTATTATCACCATTATGCTGGTGGAATGATCTAGTATTCAATTTACCAATTGCTTATTTTTTCGGTTATGTTTGTAGTCTTTTTGCTCCTAAATTACTTATGCCTTGCGTTATAATTGGTTACTGGTTATCTAATATTATTGGTATTCTGTTGATGCAAGCAGGTGCAATTGATGTATTACAAAAACAAACTCAAGAGCATAACGTCAAAAAAGAACTATTGACAGGTTTAGTTTCTTCAACTGCCTATACCTTTTTGATTCTGGCATTAATCCACTTTAAAATTCTCGATACTCCTAGCTTTTTTTCGGTAGTTGATTAAATTTTTAGTTGGAATACTCTTACAGAAATAAAAACCGATTGCTACATCATAGTCAAATTATTTTAATTTTAAAATATCATTTATATTTAAAAGTTTAGGAGCATCCTTAGTCATAATCAAAGGTAATCTACCATCCCATTTTTCTATTGCCTGCCTTTCTAAAATCTCATTAGTCAAACTATCATGCAATAATCTGTTTATTTCTGCTTCTCCCTTAGCCAAATTAACCTTAGCTTCTGCTTCTTTAGTAGCTTTTATTGCGATAAAATTTGCTCGTTTGGCATCTTGTTTTGCAATTTGCTTGGACTAAACTGCTTCACTGAATTTATCCGAAAAATTGACATTAACCAATGAAATATCATCAACTGCAATATGGTATTCATGCAATCTTGCTATTAATGTATTGTCAATTCCAGATTTTACTTCTCCTCGTTTAGTAACTATTTCTTCTGCGGTATACCTTGCTATAACTGCTTTTAAAACTTCTTCTACCGCAGGATTTATGATTTTATCAACTAGGTCTTTTTCATCACCAATTTCTTGAAACATTATATTGGTTTCTTCAGGAATAACGTGCCAGTTTAATGCTATATCTGTAAAAATATCTTGCAAATCTTTAGAATAAGCTTCAGCAGATATTTCTTGTTTTTGAACTCTCACACTGATTTTTTTGACTGTATTTAAAATGGGAATTATTATATGTATTCCTTCGCTTAATACTGTTTCTTGTACCTCTCCAAACTGCATTAATACCCCACGTTCTCCGGCATTGACAACCATAAAAGGTGTCAGTAAAATTGTAATTAAAAATAAAAGTGCAGTTATTTTACCAGCACTATTTGTGAATTTAATTTGTTTCATATTTACCAAGACAATGGCTGTATTCGGTGATTTATTAATGATTATTAATCATACTACATTAAATCGATAAAGATAGTCAGATGTATAAAATTTTTATATGAGTATGTCATATTATTCAAGTGTAAACACTGACGATTACTTGTAATCGTCAGTAGATTTTGTAGTGTATACTCACTCAAAGACTCAGGGCAAACGCATGTGTGACTCGTTCCTAAGCCAATACATAACTTAGGGTGAGAACGCCAAGGAACATGAATGCCACAAACAATGTTATTGGCACCATGCAGTAACTTACACCCAGCACACACTTGCAAATAACAAGAACTAAATTCTTCGCTATTAACTGCATTAACAATTTCATCCTCAATAGTGATAGCAAGAGTCGAACTTGCTTTATTGCTTAAACCAACATTCCACCCGGAGCGGATATCACCAAAAAACGATATCTATAAGCTACATATCTACTGTCCAAAAGTCCAAGTATTAGTTTCGTTCAATTCCAAATTTTCAAAATAGTTAGCAAAACCTGGAAAGTGAAAATATTCTAGCGGCATCCGAGATATTAATAGTAAAGAAAAATTTTCTAGTTGAGCTAATTGTTGTAATCGAAATAAGTCGCCGATAAAACTATCGCTAACAAAGTGCAATCTATCAAAATTATCTATCACCAGCAGCCTATTATAACCATCAGATAAGTTGCTTATGATATTTTGCCAATCCTGCTGGTAGTAAAAGCTGAAGCTAATAGGAATAACGTTGAATAGATGATCCACACTAAAAGGATATTCAAGATTGAGGTAAACAGACTCTAAGTTAATATCCTTGAGTAAACAGTTTTTAACAGTAAGAGTCTTACCAATATTTGGCTTGCCCCATAGGTTAATATTCTTGCCTGCATTTACCTGATCGATTAACTGACGGTAGTCTTTATAACGTAACATTATTGTTATCCTTTAAATCCAATATCTTCATAAGTTAAATTGACACTAAATATGTAATTTTTTGACTATGCTTTTCTAAGCTATTTCGGGAAAATTGGTTAGATACAATAAAATTATCTAACAGAAAATCAGGTGATTGTGAAAGTCTCAACAGCACACCGTCATCACCACTACTGCGATGATAATAATGAACTACAGGCGATTGGATAACTGTCAAGTTATCGTTACGAATTGCTCGTCCTGTAACCAGACCATCCATAATAAACTTGGCGGCAGCAGCTACGTTATCGCTATCTCGTGCAAAATTTTTGAGATACCAATGAAATTCAATCCAAACTGTACTATCCAAACAAAATTCACATTCTTTAACAAATTCACCAATTACAGCAATTTTCGATCAAACCCACTACAAAATGAATCCTAAAACAAAGCCCAGTATTGCTTTCAGTACTTTTATCTGTGGCACGTTTGATTGCAATTTGCTGTAAGTTTGTCCAGTACTTCTTAAGTCCAGCGCTGGCTTGCCAACCTGACCGTGCCTGGTTAATAATCTCGTTCATACTAGGAGGTAAAGGCATCGTTAATTCAAATATCATCTTCTTTAAAGCTATTTAAAAAATCCTCAACAACATTTCTAAATTTCTTGTATGACCTACCATCTTGACGGGATAAATTGAATACCGCTTTGACAATTTCATCAAGTTGATAGCCTTTTTGATGCAAATTAAAAATTGAGTTTCTTGCTTCCTCGTCAAGCTGTACCTTAAAGTTAAAACTGCCCTCAAAATCAGTTTTGGACTGTTTAGTTTTAGTAATAGCAGTAGTTTTAGATTTACCTATGTCCTTACTATTGCGCTCGCCGTACAAACTAGCGGCAAATTCATCAAAGTCTAACCCAGACTGTCAAGCTGTGTAGGGGTCGTTTTGATTTTTAGCTTCTAGAAGTAATTGCTGGAAGTATTCAGGGTCTTCATCGTCAGCTACATAAAGCGCCTGGAGTCGCAGCACTTCAGTTGTTTTATACAAGAAATCTCCGTATCCCAGCAAGTAAACCGCACGCTTGTCTTTATCGTCTCCAAGGATAATACAACTGTCTTCAGGGCGAGTCGTAACAAAGGCCGTCTTGGCTGGAAAGTTTGAGCGAATCAACGGATCAATCACGTTCTTATCAGGTCGCTGGGTGTACAACAGTACATGAATCCCTGCACCACCCGCTTTTGCAAGCAACTTCATCAGC encodes the following:
- a CDS encoding phosphatase PAP2 family protein codes for the protein MPELEKVNNENQQTPKLRSPIGFVQKLLITYWRSLLLLFVGIYLPLQIFGLLALEVRYNEGGFPWDLPILVTVHSLAQPQLDVFATIVTKLGSFRTVLPVLSAIALILLVQRRWRSLTYLLITAAGSATINRTAKEFWHRVRPDLWTSVAPEFDYSFPSGHAMTSMTLITLLVVLTWGSIWCWLTVILGSVYLLAIGWTRLYLGVHFPSDIIAGWMVAIAWAIGVSFIIRPLSQSANITSEKLVSETKLLPEEQELLTKE
- a CDS encoding ATP-binding protein, whose protein sequence is MLRYKDYRQLIDQVNAGKNINLWGKPNIGKTLTVKNCLLKDINLESVYLNLEYPFSVDHLFNVIPISFSFYYQQDWQNIISNLSDGYNRLLVIDNFDRLHFVSDSFIGDLFRLQQLAQLENFSLLLISRMPLEYFHFPGFANYFENLELNETNTWTFGQ